One Ricinus communis isolate WT05 ecotype wild-type chromosome 7, ASM1957865v1, whole genome shotgun sequence genomic region harbors:
- the LOC8260956 gene encoding F-box/kelch-repeat protein At3g24760 — MSEPFTSLSSDLIELILSSLPIPSLLRASSVCKLWHSLITAPTFPSHPPHHRPWFFLHGLHNTSSKNNQSFAFDPSSNSWFRLPYFPFPSRDFIGSNGFLFSTAASFSFSPVLKPRWKSTSPLSFSRINPLVGVFLKDNRLASSSCYNISKPHFIVVGGVRFIGNLVDIEDRLAVEIYDPGNDSWDLCPPLPADFRSGNSSQTLSSALLKSRFYVFGIYTFFVSFFDLDKHVWSQVQTLRPPGVLFAFLIACQEMLVLAGMCNGPQGPSFNLWKIGEKNMEFSEIAIMPQDLLYGLVDSEEDDKFASLKCVGMGNLVYVFNEEYHCMYPACICQIFSETGKCSWKRVPQLPSPVNKFHKVISFCSMVLLQHVFLDDEEELEIVLPMFD; from the coding sequence ATGTCTGAACCATTCACTTCGTTGAGCTCAGACCTAATAGAACTGATCCTCTCCTCCCTGCCTATCCCATCTCTCCTTCGTGCCTCTTCTGTATGCAAGCTTTGGCATTCCCTGATCACTGCTCCTACTTTTCCTTCTCATCCTCCCCATCATCGTCCTTGGTTCTTTCTTCATGGTCTCCATAATACTTCCTCTAAAAACAACCAATCTTTCGCTTTTGACCCATCTTCCAATTCCTGGTTTCGCCTCCCTTATTTTCCTTTCCCTTCTCGTGATTTCATTGGCTCTAACGGCTTCCTCTTTTCTACTGCtgcttctttctctttctctcccgTGCTTAAACCCCGTTGGAAATCCACATCTCCTTTGAGTTTTTCGAGAATCAATCCTCTTGTTGGTGTTTTTTTGAAGGATAACAGGctagcttcttcttcttgttacAACATTTCCAAGCCTCATTTTATTGTGGTTGGTGGTGTAAGATTTATTGGTAACTTGGTTGATATTGAAGACAGATTAGCAGTTGAAATATATGACCCTGGTAATGATTCTTGGGATCTTTGTCCTCCTTTACCGGCAGATTTTCGCTCCGGTAACTCGTCTCAAACTTTATCCTCTGCCCTTCTCAAATCGAGATTCTACGTTTTTGGAATATACACTTTCTTTGTTTCGTTTTTCGATTTGGATAAGCATGTCTGGAGCCAAGTTCAAACACTAAGACCACCTGGGGTGCTTTTTGCCTTCTTGATTGCTTGTCAAGAAATGCTTGTTTTGGCTGGTATGTGCAATGGGCCACAAGGGCCTTCTTTTAATTTGTGGAAGATTGGTGAGAAGAATATGGAATTTAGTGAAATTGCAATTATGCCTCAGGATTTGCTTTATGGGTTGGTTGATAGTGAGGAAGATGATAAGTTCGCAAGCTTGAAATGTGTTGGAATGGGTAATCTAGTTTATGTATTCAATGAAGAGTATCATTGTATGTATCCTGCTTGTATTTGTCAGATTTTTAGTGAGACTGGTAAATGTAGCTGGAAGAGAGTGCCCCAATTGCCATCACCTGTTAACAAGTTCCACAAGGTTATCAGCTTTTGTTCCATGGTTTTGCTACAGCATGTTTTTCTGGATGACGAGGAAGAACTTGAAATAGTGCTGCCTATGTTTGATTGA
- the LOC8260955 gene encoding H/ACA ribonucleoprotein complex subunit GAR1: MDRYTRVEKPKPESPINENEIRITSGGPVRNYISYATSLLQEKHAKEIVLKAMGQAISKTVSIAEGIKRKNPRLYQDTVISSVSITDVWEPIEEGLLPVEQTRQVSMITITLSFRELNINSPGYQAPQSVEQPKEQYQPQPRQSRGPYNAGRDDSYGRGLGRGRGRGRGFGRGRYGYGNYQGNYQGNYQDNAGYSNWGRGGGRGRSWGYRGTGYERGRGGGGRGYGRGRGRMGGRGGRGGGGGGGGGGVGGNQV; encoded by the exons ATGGATAGATACACAAGGGTTGAAAAGCCAAAACCTGAATCTCCGATAAATGAAAACGAGATCCGAATCACTTCTGGTGGACCTGTTAGAAACTATATTAGCTATGCTACTTCACTTCTTCAG GAAAAACATGCAAAAGAGATAGTCTTGAAAGCAATGGGACAGGCAATCAGTAAGACAGTATCCATTGCAGAGGGTATAAAG AGGAAAAATCCTCGTTTATATCAAGATACTGTCATCAGTTCAGTAAGCATAACTGATGTTTGGGAACCCATTGAAGAGGGCCTGTTACC TGTGGAACAGACTCGTCAAGTTTCAATGATCACAATCACCTTATCCTTTAGAgagctaaatataaattctcctgG GTACCAAGCTCCACAGTCTGTGGAACAACCAAAGGAGCAGTATCAGCCGCAGCCCAGACAATCACGTGGTCCATACAATGCTGGTCGTGATG aTTCATATGGGCGGGGACTTGGTCGTGGTAGAGGCAGAGGGCGGGGCTTTGGTCGAGGAAGATATGGGTACGGCAACTATCAGGGAAACTATCAAGGAAATTATCAAG ATAATGCCGGTTATTCAAATTGGGGGCGTGGTGGTGGGCGAGGCAGAAGTTGGGGTTATCGTG GTACTGGGTATGAGAGGGGCAGAGGCGGAGGGGGCAGAGGCTATGGTCGTGGCCGTGGAAGGATGGGTGGCCGTGGAGGAAGAGGaggaggtggtggtggtggtggtggtggtgttgGTGGCAATCAGGTTTAA